The genomic window GGGTCCCGGTGAGACCTCAGACGCTCACCGACAACGAGAAGCTGGCACCGGGGGCGACGTCCTCAAGGGCAGAGGCTTCACCCGCTACGGTGATGGCTACAGCGAGATCGTTTGCCTCGAAGAGGGGGACTTAGTCTTCGTGCCACCGTTCATACCGCACCTCGAAGGAAAAGCTAGGAAGACCGAGGAGTTGATCTGGATGACCACTCGCAACCCGGACTACATTGTTGTTACTTGAGGGATCAAGAGATCGCGGAACTCGGAATCGCCTACCATTCCCGACCTGCGGGATCACTTGGGCCGCGGGAACCACAAAGGGCGGAGACCAGAAGGCAGCTTGCCCTTTTGAAGGTGGAGGAACGCTCAGAAGGGCCGCGGCAAGCACAGGTGTTTCTCGCCGATGTTGTCCCGCGTCGTCTCATCGGTCAAGTGAGAATGCGTACAGCCGGGTGTCACGGAAGTAGCTGACCACCCCCGCGAAGCACTGGCACTCGCCAAGGCGTGAAATTACACGCTGCTGACCAGCACACACCCGACATATAAGCAAAGGAGGCCAGCCATGGCCGGTATGAATTTCGAGGACTTCACCGTTGGCGGCTTCGTCAACGCAAAGTAACCCGCGCAGTCACAGAGACGGGCAACATCCTGATCACGACGCTAAACGTGAACGTCCAGCCCCTGCACCTGGACGCCGAGTTCTCCAGGAACGGCTTAATCGGGCGCCAGATCTTCAACAGCATCTTCACTCTCGGCCACGTCACCGGTATTCCTGTTCAAGACGCCACATTGGGGACCAATCAAGCCGTCCTGGTGGCCTCCGATCAGATTGACATAGCCGACACCCTGCGCGTTGAGACCCGGGCTCTGGACTAGCGCGAATCCGAATGACGCACTGCCCCGGGCATCGCAGGCATTGAGCGCTGCGGCTATAACCACCTGGTGTGGACGGTGCGCCGGACCGCGCTGATAAAGCGCCGCGCCAGCCAGCCTCCCCGAGGGGACTTCCACAGCGGGCGCATAGCCAAGGTGTGGAGGCAATGACCAAACTAATGGCAAAGTACGGCGCCTTGACCGCACCTTCGTTACCGGATGGCCCTGTGGCGGACCGGCGGCCGCCAAACCAAGTGCGCCGCCACCTATAACGGTGGCATCGCCACTCCGATTACCGCAGAACCCATCGCGGTACCGGAGGCAAGATCCCGTTCAGCCGCATTCACGACCCCAACGGGACTTTCACTTTGGGCCCCTGTATAGCGAAGTTTCGGATTTAGCACACCTGTTTTTGGCTCAAGTCGGCCGCCTTAGTCGCCCGAAATCAGGATAAATGGCGACCGGTCGCTCAACGTCCTGGCGCTCCACTGAGCGACATCAGGCCAGCCCCGCTTTCCACGTTCTACCAAATCCACACACATGTCGATGACCTCTTGTGGTTGTTCGAACCAGTACATGGCGGTGACATCGTAGGGGTAGGAGCTGGGCTGAGATGGCTCGGCGACGGGGACCAAGCGTCGAGCGTCCAGTGCCGCAAAGGTGTCGCTGTGCCACCGCAAATGTCCTTCATACCATTCAGAGAAGCTCGGCTGTAGGTCTTGAGGGACCTTCCAGCTGACCTGAAACATCGCCGCATGCGGCCTAATCGAGTCTGTGCGCGAGGGGGAAGGCGGGAAGCGGTCGACCTGTTCGAGTAGTCGCCGCCGGACGTCCCAGCAGTGATCATCCTGCTTCGCCAACTCCGCAATGCGTTTTGTGATTAGAGCGTCAGCCGCTTCGGCCGCTTCTCGCTCTGAAAACGTCAACACCGTGAGGTGGCTACCGTAAATGCTGAGCTTGCTTTCCGGGACCCCGTCCACGGGCGCTTCGTAATCGGCCTTCCCGCTAACGGCCAGACCGGACGATAACTCTCGAGTGAGGCCAATCCAAGACGCAGCGGACTCCCGTTGGTCCAGCCGCTGAGCCAGTTCGCGCCCGAGGAGCAGATAGAAATACATTACATAGCCTTCCGATCGAACAAGTGTTCGTTAGTTTAAGTACAGAGGCCGGAACACAGCATGTCAAGAGAAGGCATACTTATGGCCTAATTAGCGTTCGAGGTGATCCGGGCCAGAGCTAGCAGGCGTGTTTAAATATTGTCGTGGCGAAAGGCCGGTGGACGCTTTGAACTTCTTGCTGAACAGGGAGTAATCGTAATAACCCCACTGCGAGGCGATGTGCCCGAGGCGGGACGACTTCAAGTCGGCGGCGTTCAAATCCTCTCGGATGCCCTCCAAGCGTCTCTGCCAAATGAAGTCAGGCAGAGAAGTGCCGAAGTCTTTGAACGCCCGGTAAACCGTACTTTCGGACAAGTGCAGATCGCTGGCCACTCGGGCGACATTCAGGGAGGGGTCCCGCAAGTTCCGCATCACAAAATGGATAATCTGGGCGCGCGTCTGCTCCGACCGGGGAACTTCAGAGTCGTCCTTGACGAGCGCACGCAAAGTCGCGATGGCCACGTTTTCCACTCCCGCAGCAACGCCTTCCAGCTCGCGGATAGAGCCCTGGGGGAGGTTCAAGCCCAACTGGTCGACCATGCGCAGCAGTAGTGCGTTTGAACTTCGAGAAGCATCGAGAGTCACCGCGGTTGCCCGATCAAAGGCCGGCACCTGAGTGGAGAACCGTTCGCGGGGGAACGCAATTACGACTTGGCGGAATGACTGCGTTGCTTCAATCTCGTAAGGGCGTGAGGTATCGAAGAAGGTGAATTCTCCTGGTCGGAGGACCGCCGTTCGGTCATCTTGCAGAACCATTGCCGCCCCGGCTAGCTGGAACCCCGCCAGCACCAGATCGGGATTGGAGTCACGGAGCTGCCGGGAGCCACGACGCACATGAACCTGGCTTGCCTGCAATGATGAAATCCGGAGGTCACCGCAGCGTGCGGTTTCGATTTCGGCGCGGAAGTGGCTTGGGCGGTGGCGCAGCGGGTAGGGGTCCAGCGCGACAAAGTGCTGACCGGCCACATATGCCCATTCCTCGTGAGAGGCGGCCGTCGCAGTGCGAGGACCTTGAACGTGATGACTCTGTGATGACATGACGACTCCACTCGGTGTCGCGGCTGGCGTGAGATTTACGGATGACGGTTCTTGACGAGTTTCCTGATGGGAAAACGCAAGACTTCGACCACTGCTAATCCTAAGCTCAATCCATGTGATCCCCGCCACCATCTTGATGCGGGGTGTTCCATACTATCTGGAACAAACGCTCGTTCCTAGGGCTTATACACGATATTGAAGGAGAAGTTCATGGTTGAATACACGGCGATCACTAGGGTGGCAGCGGTTCAGGCTGAGCCGGCCTGGCTGGATGTTGAAGCGGGCATTGAAAAATCCATCGGTTATATCGAGGCGGCGGCCCGGAACGGCGCCGAGTTGGTCGCCTTCCCAGAACTCTTCATTCCGGGTTATCCCTGGTACATCTGGTTGGACTCCCAGTTTTGGGTTATGCAGTTCCAGCGGCGTTACCACGAGAACTCGATCACAGTCGACGGACCCCACATGCAGCGCCTTCAAAAGGCGGCAGCGGACAACAACATCACCGTGGTTATGGGCTATAGCGAACGCGGCGGCGGAAGCCTGTTCATGTCTCAGGCCACCATCGGGCCGGACGGTACGCTGATCAAGAACCGTCGTAAGCTCAAGCCCACCCATGTGGAGCGTTCCATGTTCGGAGAAGGCAACGGCTCGGATCTGGTGGTGCTGGATCTGCCTATCGGCCGGGTCGGCGCGCTAAATTGCTGGGAACACTTCCAGACGTTGACTAAGTACGCCATGTACAGCCAACACGAACAGATCCACGTTGCATCCTGGCCGAGCTTGCAGATGTTCAAGCCCGAAGTCCACACCTTCCAAATCGAAGTTGGCGACCTGGCTACCCGGATGTACGCCGTGGAAGGTCAGACCTTTGTGGTCTGTTCGACGTCAGTCGTTGGAGAGGCAGCACAGGAACTCTTCTGCGACACGGATCTGAAGAAGCAGCAAATGGGAATCGGCGGTGGATGGGCCCGGATTATTGGCCCGGACGGCAAGGACCTCGTCGAGCCCCTGAAAGAGGACGAAGAAGGAATCCTCTATGCAGAGCTCGATCTGGGAGCCATCACTCTTACCAAATTCGCTGCGGATCCAGTTGGCCATTACTCACGTCCTGACGTACTTTCGCTCAATTTCAACACCGCTCCCACACCGTGGGTTCATGGACGAGCTCCGGTCCCGGCTGCGCCCCGACAGGCCGCGGCAAATGAAGACAAGCGCGGCAATCGACTCGACTTGGCAGACGAGATAGAGAAAACGCTCGAAGAGGGCGCGAATCATCGTGAGGAAAACCTCGCCGCCCGCAATTAACTCTCATTTCTGGGACGGCGACCTTGAGCGGATGAGCGAGTACCTCAACCGCAGGAAACCAACTAGCCCCTACAAAAAGGGATGAGACGCAAGCGTCGACGCGGTCCCCCTTACCTCTGTTGTGGGGTCCGCCAAATGGATGGACCCCACAACAACTTCAAACACCGAAAGAAGGCTCACATGGGACGTCTTAATGGCAAAGTAGCCCTGATCACGGGGGCAGCCAGCGGTCAAGGCGCGGTCGAAGCTGAGCTTTTCGCCCGTGAAGGCGCCAAGGTTGCCGTGGCAGACATCAACGAAAGTGGTGTCGCAGCCGTCGTCGACCGGATCCAGCAGGCAGGAGGCGAGGCAATAGGCATCACTCTTAACGTCGCTGACGAAGCTGCCTGGGCGGCTGGCATGAACAAAATTCGCGACACGTTCGGCGGCCTGGACGTCCAAGTGAACAACGCTGGAATTCTCTCCCTGGAAGGCATCTCCAAGATCGATATGGCCGAATGGGACCGGGTCATCAGAGTGAACCAGACCAGTGTATTTCTCGGTCTCAAGCATGGCACAGCACTCATGCAAGCGACCGGCAGGGGTGGCTCGATCATCAACCTCACTTCAACTTACGCCCACCTCGGCAGCGGCGGTGCCGTCGCCTACCAGGCGAGCAAGGCTGCGGTCTACGTCATGACCAGAACGGCGGCGGTTGAATTTGCACCCGACAATATCCGCGTTAACTCAGTCGCTCCCGGACTCCTCGAAACCCCCATGACACGTGAAGTTCTGGCTGAGTCTGGCGCATCACACCCCGATATCACCCGCACACCACTGCAACGGGCCGGCCAGCCACACGAGGTCGCGAACGCCGTCCTATTCCTAGCAAGTGATGAAGCCTCCTACATCACAGGCACAGAGTTGTTCGTCGACGGCGGCCGCACCAT from Arthrobacter sp. StoSoilB20 includes these protein-coding regions:
- a CDS encoding MaoC/PaaZ C-terminal domain-containing protein, whose protein sequence is MNVQPLHLDAEFSRNGLIGRQIFNSIFTLGHVTGIPVQDATLGTNQAVLVASDQIDIADTLRVETRALD
- a CDS encoding carbon-nitrogen hydrolase family protein, producing MVEYTAITRVAAVQAEPAWLDVEAGIEKSIGYIEAAARNGAELVAFPELFIPGYPWYIWLDSQFWVMQFQRRYHENSITVDGPHMQRLQKAAADNNITVVMGYSERGGGSLFMSQATIGPDGTLIKNRRKLKPTHVERSMFGEGNGSDLVVLDLPIGRVGALNCWEHFQTLTKYAMYSQHEQIHVASWPSLQMFKPEVHTFQIEVGDLATRMYAVEGQTFVVCSTSVVGEAAQELFCDTDLKKQQMGIGGGWARIIGPDGKDLVEPLKEDEEGILYAELDLGAITLTKFAADPVGHYSRPDVLSLNFNTAPTPWVHGRAPVPAAPRQAAANEDKRGNRLDLADEIEKTLEEGANHREENLAARN
- a CDS encoding SDR family NAD(P)-dependent oxidoreductase, translated to MGRLNGKVALITGAASGQGAVEAELFAREGAKVAVADINESGVAAVVDRIQQAGGEAIGITLNVADEAAWAAGMNKIRDTFGGLDVQVNNAGILSLEGISKIDMAEWDRVIRVNQTSVFLGLKHGTALMQATGRGGSIINLTSTYAHLGSGGAVAYQASKAAVYVMTRTAAVEFAPDNIRVNSVAPGLLETPMTREVLAESGASHPDITRTPLQRAGQPHEVANAVLFLASDEASYITGTELFVDGGRTIT
- a CDS encoding helix-turn-helix domain-containing protein codes for the protein MSSQSHHVQGPRTATAASHEEWAYVAGQHFVALDPYPLRHRPSHFRAEIETARCGDLRISSLQASQVHVRRGSRQLRDSNPDLVLAGFQLAGAAMVLQDDRTAVLRPGEFTFFDTSRPYEIEATQSFRQVVIAFPRERFSTQVPAFDRATAVTLDASRSSNALLLRMVDQLGLNLPQGSIRELEGVAAGVENVAIATLRALVKDDSEVPRSEQTRAQIIHFVMRNLRDPSLNVARVASDLHLSESTVYRAFKDFGTSLPDFIWQRRLEGIREDLNAADLKSSRLGHIASQWGYYDYSLFSKKFKASTGLSPRQYLNTPASSGPDHLER